In the Arthrobacter sp. Soc17.1.1.1 genome, GCGACGGCCTCCAGCGACGCGAGGACGGCGTCGTACCCCCGCGCCGGCGACGGCGTGCCCGCGGGAGGGCCGCCGGCGGCGGTAGTCGGGGCGTCATGGAGAGTGCTGGTCATGCCTCAAGACCATCACATCCCACGGACAATCGGGAGCGCGGCGGCTGTCCGCAGCGCTCCGGCGCTACGGCCCGTGGCGGAGGGACGCACCGAGCTCGGCCATGCCGTGCTGCTCCTCCTCGGACGGCCACCAGCGCGCCGCCCGGAGGTCCACCCGGTACTCCCCGGCCGCCGCGCCCGGTCGGACGGACAGGATCGTGCCCTCGTCCTCGTAGTGCGGCAGCGCCTGCAGGGCGAGTCCGCGCGGCGGGTTGCCTCCGGCACGCAGGACACGCCACCACGGGACCTCCCGCGTGCTGCGCGACAGGGCCCTGCCCACCTGCCGGGGACCGCCGCAGCCGAGGAGTTCGGCGATGTCACCGTACGTGAGGACGCGGGCCACGGGGATCATCTCCGCGACGGTGAGCACGGCCGCCGCGTACACGTGGGGATCGATCCGCCCGGTGACGGCCTGCTCGAGGGACTCCCCCGTCTCCCCGCCGCCATCGCCGCCCATGCCGTCGTCGTCCGCCATGCCTGCACCGCCGCCCCCGCCGCCCATCCCGTCCGTCGCATCCATCCCTCGAGCCCGCATGGCCCCACCCTAGTCCGCGCCCGCTCGCCCCTCCCCGCAGCGCGGAACCAATTGGTCGGAGCCCGCCAGTACGGTGGATCCATGAGCAGCTGGCACGTGGGGCCGAGGGCGGCCTTCGACCTCGAGACGACGGGACGCGACCCGATGAGCGCCCGGATCGTCACGGCGACGATCGTCCTGGTCGACGGCGACGGCGACGTCCTCGAGCACCACGAGTGGCTGGCCGACCCGGGCGTCGAGATCCCGGACGGTGCCGCTGCCATCCACGGCGTGACGACGGACCATGCCCGGGCGCACGGGCTGCCGGCCGCGCAGGTGGTCCACGGCATCGCGGCGGTGCTCGCACGGCTCTTCGGCGACGGCGTCCCCGTGCTCGCCTACAACGCACGCTACGACTTCACGGTGCTCGAGCAGGAGGGGCGGCGGCACGGGGTGGGGACACCGCGGCCTTCGCCCGTGATCGACCCCTACGTCATGGACAAGCAGGCGGACCGGTACCGGCGCGGCAAGCGGACGCTGACCGCCCTGTGCGAGCACTACGGCGTCCGGTTCGAGAACGCGCACACCTCGGCCGCCGACGTCCTCGCCACACTGCAGGTGGGACGGATCCTCGCCGACCGCTACGTGTTCCTCCAGCGCCCCGCGGCCGACCTCCACGCCTCACTGGTCGTCTGGGCGGACCGCCAGGCGGCCAGCTTCGAGGAGTACCTCCGGCGAACCGAACCGGACGCGGTCATCGAGCGGGCGTGGCCCGTCATCGGGGCGCCGGCCGGCCCGACAGTGCTCGGCGGCCCGACAGCGCCGGCCGACCCGACAGTGCCCGGCGGCCCGACAGTGCCCACCGGCCCGACAGTGCCCACCGGCCGGACGGCGCTGTCCGACGCATCGGCGGGGACCGCCGCGGGCTGACGGGACGGCCCCGGAGCAGCGCTCCGGGGCCGTCCGCGCATCAGTCGACGGGGACGGCGGCCGCGGCGGCCCTTGCAGCCGCCGGGAGGGCCGCGTGGATGCGTTCCATCGCCGCGTCGTCGTGCGCCGCGGAGAGGAACCACGCCTCGTACACCGACGGCGGGAGGTAGACGCCCGAGCCCAGCATGGAGTGGAAGAACGGCCCGTAGCGGAACGATTCCTGGCCCAGCGCGTCGGCGTAGTTCCAGACGCCGCGCTCGGAGGTACCGAACGCGACGCTGAAGAGATTGCCCGCGCGCTGGATCGAGTGGTCGACGCCGGCCCTCGAGAGTTCCGCCGAGAGGGCGTCGCTCACCTCGAGGGAGCGCGCGTCGACGTGCCGGTAGACGGCGTCGGTGGCCGCGGTGAGGGTCGCGACGCCGGCCGCCATGGCGATCGGGTTCCCGGAGAGGGTGCCCGCCTGGTACACGGGCCCGATCGGCGCGAGATAGTTCATGACGTCGGCGCGTCCGCCGAGCGCGGCGGCCGGGATACCGCCGCCGATGACCTTCCCGAAGGTCAGGAGGTCCGGGGTCCAGGGGTGCTCGGCGTCGTCGGCCCCGCCGGTGAGCTTCCAGTACCCGCCGGCGTGCGTGCGGAACCCGGTCATGACCTCGTCGACGATGAACAGCGCGCCGTGCTCGGTGGTGATGCGGCTCAGGAACGCGTTGAAGCCGGGCGCGGGCGTCACCACGCCCATGTTCGCGGGCGCCGCCTCCGTGATGACGGCGGCGATGTGCTCACCGTGCGTCCGGAAGGCCTCCTCCACGGCCTCGACGTCGTTGTACGGGAGCACCAGGGTCTCCGCCGTCGTCGCCTCCGTGACGCCCGCGGAGCCCGGCAGGGCCAGCGTCGCGACGCCGGAGCCCGCCGAGGCGAGGAGGCTGTCGACGTGGCCGTGGTAGCAGCCGGCGAACTTGACGATCAGGTTGCGCGAGGTGAAGCCGCGCGCCAGGCGCACCGCGGTCATGGTGGCCTCGGTGCCGGTGGACACCATGCGGAGCAGTTCGACGGCGGGGACGCGGTCCTTCACGAGCTGCGCGAGGTCCGCCTCCGCGGGCGTCGAGGCACCGAACGTGAGCCCGTGGTCGACGGCACGGTGGACCGCGGCGATGACATCCGGGTGGGAGTGCCCGAGCAGTGCCGGCCCCCAGGAGCCGACGAGGTCCACGTACTGCCGGCCGTCGGCGTCGGTGACGTAGGCGCCGTGCGCGTCGACGAGGAAGCGCGGCGTCCCGCCGACCGACCCGAAGGCCCGCACCGGGGAGTTCACTCCGCCGGGCATGAGGGCGCGGGCGCGTTCGTAGAGGGTGTCCGACGCGGTCGGGGAGGTCGGGGAGGTGGTCATGGAGGGTTCCTTAGTTCGTCTCGTCGAGCCAGAGTGCCAGCTCGGGGGCCCAGTAGGTGAGGATCATCTGCGCACCGGCGCGCTTGATGCCGAGGACGGACTCCTCGATGGCGCGGCGGCGGTCGATCCAGCCGTTCGCCGCGGCGGCCTCGATCATCGCGTACTCCCCCGAGATCTGGTACGCGGCGACGGGCACCGGCGACATGGCGGCGACGTCGGCGAGGATGTCGAGGTAGCTCATGGCGGGTTTGACCATGACCATGTCGGCTCCCTCCTCGATGTCGAGCTCCACCTCGAGGAGGGCCTCGCGCCGGTTGGCGGCGTCCATCTGGTAGGTCCGGCGGTCGCCCTGGAGCTGGGAGTCCACGGCCTCGCGGAACGGCCCGTAGAACGCGGAGGCGTACTTCGCGGCGTAGGCGAGCACCACGGTGTCCTGGTGCCCGGCCTCGTCGAGCGCCTGGCGGATGACGGCGACCTGGCCGTCCATCATGCCGGACGGGCCGAGGACGTGGGATCCCGCGTTCGCCTGCTCGACGGCCATCTGCGCGTACAGGGCCAGGGTCGTGTCGTTGTCCACCGACCCGTCCTCGGCGAGCACGCCGCAGTGGCCGTGGTCGGTGAACTCGTCGAGGCAGACGTCGCTCATGACCACGAGCGCGTCACCCACCTCGGCGCGGACGTCGGCGATGGCCCGGTTGAGGACGCCGTCGGGGTCGATGCCGGCGCTGCCCGTCGCGTCGCGGTGCTCGGGGACGCCGAACAGCATGATGCCGCCCACGCCCCGCTCGACCGCTTCCGCGGCGGCGCGCTTCAGGGAGTCCGTGGAGTGCTGCACCACGCCCGGCATGGACAGGATGGGCGAGGGCTCGGTGAGCCCTTCCCGGATGAAGGCGGGCAGGATCAGCTCGGACGGGTGGACGCGGTACTCGGCCAC is a window encoding:
- the hemB gene encoding porphobilinogen synthase, with amino-acid sequence MSFPQHRPRRLRSTPALRRMVAEYRVHPSELILPAFIREGLTEPSPILSMPGVVQHSTDSLKRAAAEAVERGVGGIMLFGVPEHRDATGSAGIDPDGVLNRAIADVRAEVGDALVVMSDVCLDEFTDHGHCGVLAEDGSVDNDTTLALYAQMAVEQANAGSHVLGPSGMMDGQVAVIRQALDEAGHQDTVVLAYAAKYASAFYGPFREAVDSQLQGDRRTYQMDAANRREALLEVELDIEEGADMVMVKPAMSYLDILADVAAMSPVPVAAYQISGEYAMIEAAAANGWIDRRRAIEESVLGIKRAGAQMILTYWAPELALWLDETN
- the hemL gene encoding glutamate-1-semialdehyde 2,1-aminomutase, whose translation is MTTSPTSPTASDTLYERARALMPGGVNSPVRAFGSVGGTPRFLVDAHGAYVTDADGRQYVDLVGSWGPALLGHSHPDVIAAVHRAVDHGLTFGASTPAEADLAQLVKDRVPAVELLRMVSTGTEATMTAVRLARGFTSRNLIVKFAGCYHGHVDSLLASAGSGVATLALPGSAGVTEATTAETLVLPYNDVEAVEEAFRTHGEHIAAVITEAAPANMGVVTPAPGFNAFLSRITTEHGALFIVDEVMTGFRTHAGGYWKLTGGADDAEHPWTPDLLTFGKVIGGGIPAAALGGRADVMNYLAPIGPVYQAGTLSGNPIAMAAGVATLTAATDAVYRHVDARSLEVSDALSAELSRAGVDHSIQRAGNLFSVAFGTSERGVWNYADALGQESFRYGPFFHSMLGSGVYLPPSVYEAWFLSAAHDDAAMERIHAALPAAARAAAAAVPVD
- a CDS encoding MGMT family protein, with product MRARGMDATDGMGGGGGGAGMADDDGMGGDGGGETGESLEQAVTGRIDPHVYAAAVLTVAEMIPVARVLTYGDIAELLGCGGPRQVGRALSRSTREVPWWRVLRAGGNPPRGLALQALPHYEDEGTILSVRPGAAAGEYRVDLRAARWWPSEEEQHGMAELGASLRHGP